TCTACAGCATGTCACAAATTCTTCCATGCTGTAGATTGATTCTCTCAGCAACCAGGTCTTCAGTCTTCGCTTTAGAATTTCAGGATTGTCTTCTTTCAGCTTAGGTGGGAGTAGATTATAGAGTTTCGCTCctgcatatgatggttttttggAAAATAGAGATGTCCTGTGTATTGCCAGGCTGAAGTCTTGAGCACGTCTTGTTTGCAGGCCATGAAGATCAATgacttcaattatataaatagccACAACTGTCAATATTCTTAGTGTTTTAAATACCTCTCTACAACTATCTTGATGTTGGAGGGAAGCCATGATTCTTACTGCTCGCTTTTGAATGAGTAGGATCCGCTGAAGGTTCTTTGAGGACGAGCTGCCCCATAGAATCACTCCATATCTAACATTATACTCAAAGAGCGAGTGATAGACTGTCTTTGTAGTCAATTCTGTACTCACTGCCGTGGTTCTTCTCAGTACATACAAAGCGGTGTTGAGTTTTAAGCAAAGAGAATCAATGTGGCTGTCCCATGAAAGTTTGTCGTCAAGAATCATTCCAAGGTGCTTCGTTTGTTCAACAGTTGCAATCTTGGGTGTTCCAGAGACTTTGTTCTTGTGCTTACCCAAAATCATCAGAATCCATGATCAAATtgtcaattttacatttttagattaaGTATGTTTCAGGAATtggtttgtaattaaattttatgtaggaGCGTATggtattaaaacttaaaacatggGCAAGTGAATAACAgtactttaatataaacaaaagtttattttgacaatacaatttgaatttgttcaaataaatgttaaacacaaatgatattttatacatcataaaaatgaataataatcaGACAGAGGatgttttaaaatggtatttacatatttaaaatagcatTCTTTAAAGATATTATACAGGTATAGAGATACAACaactaataaaaaatcaaaatgcaATAAGTTAGTTGTGTAAAAAAGGGGTATGTAGAAATACAGTAAaatcccgttaatccgacctaattgggaccgagccctattcggattatgtgattgttcgtattagccagaattacagaaaatacggttttaaacttgagaatgggtagGGTAGAAAATAATAAcctatattttgttatagaattatcaacattgtttattaaaacatgttttctgactgttgcattgtatttcttgacaaataaacatgtttgcgaatactaagcacatttaccgtatttagtgtgagagttctattgttaagcaatgtgagcgtactggatattgtacgggtccatgcgttcaatagttgtacgaaactacacgtcatccaatagactctctttaatgcgacagaaaacaataactgaatttatgtcttttaacaattaatattgtactcaataataatatcagtactgtacgtccaattttcatttgatttcatttcttaatacagtaatttaactcatacttaacctataagtttcaatttggtactgtatttaacttcattatttatgtactgtaccgtacacaatttgtcttaataaaatactgtatgtctatttaattaaagttttctttgtttatgtacgaaatgatgcacccattttcattttttatataattagttcctataactgttcattatcgttataaataattcctcctggacctgttcagattaaccgacgttcggattacacgtgttcggattagcgggactccactgtagaCATAATGATATGCCTGACCAAGAgtgttaatagttttaaagaaatttactaGATAGTAGAATAATGCAAGAAAATGACAACAAAGCCAACTATGTCTTGATGTGTAAACGGTCAACACATTACAAACCAATTTTGGCCGCTTACTCAGATACTAAGTGGGTTAAGCGTGTATATAACTTAACTGTTTGTGTGGAGAAACGCTGGTGTGAATTGCTGAGATTTAAAGTCGTACAAAATGATGAAGATACATAATAGAGAACTaagcaaaataaaacaatcatGGTGTAGAAAATACTTAGCTTATTTTCACTTGTTGACTCACATAATGAATTTCAGTTAGTAGTTGCTTCTGTAGTGTTTGTTCATAAAGTATTGTTTGGTAATAGGAAACTATCCAGTTGGCCAAGAAATGGACTACAGAACTGCGAAAGATCGTTTCACCTCTGAAGAGGCTCGCACTTTGGATCGTCTTCATAATGACATATACGCTGAAGCTAGGCAAGCAGCTGAGGCTCATAGACAGGTTAtaatttgtgaattattttgtaaatataaatttccttttaatatttacaaaccaGTTCCATATGCAATAATTCTCAATGAACTCTCAAACCAAGAATGTTTTTGTTTCCAACTTACTGTACCATTTTGACTTTGGTATGAAGGGAAggtatttcaacaattttaatactaagCAATTTTTCGTGTTTTGTGTTGAAATGTGCAAGGGTTAGTGACCCTTGCACCAAAAGTCTTATTACCTTATCACCTTATTTCAAAAGTCTCAGCAACGAGTGGAAATTTTTTAGAGTTATAATTAAAAAGTCATaactaaaatcaaataatattaagatactggcttaatcttaattttattttattggcaatagtttaataacaaaaggtaataatttacttaatataaaaaaaggtatTAACTTGTTGAAAACATATAAGTATATGTACGTATATAAAAGTCAAAACTTTATGgcagggatttaaaaaataaatccaacatCAAAATTTATTAGATTAGTAAGTTGAACATATTTTAGAAGTACTGGTTATAAATATccattaaattgtaattgtaaaatatttattttgtaactacgTCATGAATATGtaagattttattataacaatcatACAAAGCCGAATTACAAAATACTTGTTtcctttttgtttaattgttttgtaactaCAAATTTCatctatataataaaacaaattttcataaaaaataattataaaggggtaatatttattagatacacttaataaacatttaaaattaattttacagatGAAGAATATTTAAGATTAAACTTTGTAATTCTGAAATTTATTGTAGAACATGTTATTAACacatgtaaaacattaaaaatccttcgtaaaatttaaatagtattttacattttcctATTATGTCCACTAAAGAGGTTTAGTGTGGAcgtaaataatatcaatttaacataataaaaaataatatagatacaTCACTTACAACTTAAAAAACTCTTAGCTTGAGATTCTCACCATACCACCTTTGTCTTTCTTGGTGGAGGTTAATGAAAAATACAGAGAGAACTAATGCTTtctgtgttttaaataaacaagtattaAGACAAGTTTTTTGGATGAATGTTTGAAAGTATTCTGACTTTAAATGTCTGCAATGTTTAGACAAGAAAGTATATGCAGAGCTGGATAAAACCTGGAATGACAATGATAGAGATTTGCGAAGAGCTTGAGAAAACAGCACGGGCACTAATCGGAGAGAATGGATTGAAGGCTGGGCTAGCATTTCCTACTGGCTGCTCCAGGAACCATTGTGCTGCCCACTACACCCCCAATCACGGGGATAACACTGTACTGCTCTACGATGATGTCACCAAGTTTGACTTTGGCACTCATATCAATGGTAAATACCTCAATAAACAATCTATACTGTAAAATTTATGACAGAATTTACGTTATTTGCTACATTTTGATACATTGCTACAACTTTTTATTGATAAAGAAACAACAATGCTGTTTTATGgatgttaaaatgtaaagtaatttagATCTATTATAATAGGTTATGCTCATTAAGAACAATCAAGAATGTTTCTGGTAGAGAGTCGTGTTTatcaattttgaaagaatttaaaataatgacttCCAAACCTGTATATTTATTGCTGCTTGATTGATGTTAAGGAATCTTTAAATCAAACAAACTCATGATTATTTTACTAGGAAAAACCATCTTCTTAACTTAGCATtagtaacattaaaaacatatattgtaacATGAAGTTGTCATATATTTATgaggattaaattatttaataaactatcgAAGAATGCATGGGATGTGCCCTTGAAACAGTTAACAAAAGTAATAGATAGATGGTTGAAGGATAGTATTTTGTACTTCGCTGACAAAtttttggcctgtgatattagtacatTAAGTTTTTAACTGTGTTGTAATTATGTGATTATCTCATTTAATTAGCTATTGTATGTctatgttattgtaaattttattttagtattagtattttaatctaaaattacattgatgtctttctaaatgtattatctgtagatcaaagtttataatttattttaattaggccatttttatattttaatctcattttattgttaatttgtgtttatattgtctgtaaaacaatatacaattgtaattgtagtaaatatgaacaaattataagCCTATGACTATGTCGATTACACTGTTTGtgtttaaagacaaaaaattcttgattcttgaagaTAAGGAAACCCCTCATTCCATATGAGGAAGCAtgtgaaaacaaacattactGTAGTCTAATTGTATCATGTTTTACTGTGGACTTAACATAACTTTTCTGTGACATAATTCTTTAGACAGCATCatacataataattaacatatatcGTGAAGTTCATATTTATTGCTACAACAAAATACATTCCAGTGCATCAGAAAAATATTGCTAGCAAATATGTTATACAGTGTTTTAACTTTAACAAAATGATGTATTGATTTTTGAACTGCAGTAGTCGTTTGATTTGCAGCTGAATCccttttttgttcaataataaGCTGGGTTGTACCATCACTTTGCTTCTCGAGCCGTGACATCATAGTCTTTGCTGCTGCAAATACTTCAGAATGTGTATGCCTACTTCTTGAATGTCACTTTGATTCTCTTCCCCATCCGATTCTACTATTTTGACATCACTTTAAAATGACATGGTAGCCGCTATCACTGCCCCTTCCGCTATTACCCAACACACATTTAGTGCATAACTCTCATCATTATGAATACAGTACACGGATATATCTGCAACCGTCCGTGAGTTTTAGAATCATTTAATACTTTTCTGAATGGTAAAAACTCTGCCCTACGCGTCTTGTTTATTTAACAGAGATACACTAAAGGGAAGACCAGATTTTACACATTAGTTCctgtttaaatttgtactaatgttTTTTGACACTTaactgttttttatgttattaggTCGCATCATAGATTGTGCCTGGACCTGTGCATTTAATCCAAAGTATGATAAACTCATAGAAGCAGTCAGGGATGCCACCAATACTGGGATCAAGGTATGTCTAGAATCCCACATTTCCAGATTTATAATCTATATTAAGACAGAACAATTTAATGAGATTCCACAGCCATTATGtatgaaaaatacaaagtaaaacacaatttaaatacctctaatacaaattaacataattttattttttgctacaATCAGCATCAGCTTATTCAGTAAAATTCTTTCCtctgataaaaaatatctaatttatctaatgtagttaaaataaaatcaataacacagtaattttttagtgttttactaTGAAATTGCAGTATGAAATAATCAAcgttaataataacataaaatatttaattagtagaACCTATTTTTGGAACCATTGGTATTTAAGTCGTAACATTGAGTTTGCAATAATAAATGTAGTTGTGGGTTGGGCTTAAAATAAAGTGGGGACAGCTAAGATCCAACCTCTTGGTGCAGTGGTTCTTAAACTGACTGTTCTATTTCCATGTTCtatggaaaaatgttttttatgagaAGAATTTGGTACTAACTTATTTGTGCCATCAACCTGTTCAGATCAACATATTCTGTAACTTTTGGGTTTTACAGGCAGCCGGTATAGATGTCCAGCTGTGTGAGATTGGTGCTGCTATTCAAGAAGTGATGGAATCTTATGAGGTTGAGATTGATGGTAAAACTTACCAAGTGAAGTCCATAAGAAACTTGAATGGGCACTCAATTGCCCCTTATCGTAAGTAAAAAATctgattatttagaaaaaaaaaatcaatacttataacaaaatacctgttagtaagtttaagaatgttattatattaaaaagtttaacataatatttcagaaatagttatgaatttggTGTTTTTAACTGTTTGTTAGAActgctaatatttttatatattattattacttctacatatacagggtgttcacaaaagggtgtcacaacttctgtggctgatagtactcatttagaacaaaaaatgtcatttcaAACATTGGGtccgagaaatgtctcgtttagctgctagccgccattatgtatttttcatcaaaaaattgttatgtctaaaactagttaagctataGAAACAAATTTGACACATAGGTTAAAATAGAtagagaaaattttttttaacaatattgcgttattttctttaatactaataaaatggCATCTGTTGAAAATTTTTGGTCAAATCACAAAacaaaccagtatagttataaatatttactataggcaaactatttaaaaaaaagttcattACAATTACAACGGTATTTTTGATTCGAACAATCCGTCAGTGCATAAGAGAGCACAACCACAttaaaggtatgcttgcacaagccgggaaaCAGCAAACATCTTGTCTTTTAATAGGCATCAACTGTTTCAcataggttatacaaattttaaaagatgctaactattttttttataattccaacggtactttttttcAACAATATCCGTTTCAATGCATAAGCgtgcacgaccactttaaagatacgcttgcacaagcagGAGCAACAATCAACTGATAACTTTAACTGTGACGTGTTTGGcaaaattgttgatattttttgttttaaactatgaATACTATCACCTACAGAaatttgtgacacccttttgtgaacacgtGTATTTTAGCAAACTATCAGTTTCGCTTGTAAAATAATCTcattataacaatgtattttttagcTATTGATATAACTCACTTAAGTATTTCATACTGATAAGACTTAATCAGAGAAAAGAAACTACACAAAATTTTCAGTTTCAATTGTGTGAACTGgcttcaatattattgttttcttctcaccaatttttgttactttctagtgttattttactttttgttgtttGTTCCTTTTTCTTTAATGCTTTAACTCAATGGTTTTGAGTTTTTTGCACGGTATTTGTGCTcaaaaaagtgagtttttttgTCATATTGGTTTGTTAAATCAGATATGCTATATCtaattttgaaaggaaaaattacttttattcaattaaaattatctttgaatctttatacacaaattaaaaatattactcagtGACAATATAAAAGACAAATCTATAACtggcattattttttaattgctatacatattaagttgttttaaccctttgagtgccacagcgtcgctaaattttgacggtacgaaaagtgcataaaagtgccagcgtcgccaatttttaCGTTTCGTattttcgataatattttatatagtacaaagattattttggccaaataatcagacggctgtattcaataggttccaaactatcaataaatacgagttttatgttgtttcttaactattttatctgtgaaaacTTATGTTGTGTTTGGGGTaccttatcaagaagccactatttttggacgagtttttccttatcggggacaaaataaattacattgttaaaaacaactgactttatttaactctattttggaatgtacaagttattacgacaatcaattaaataaaaaactataagaacaacatttcattattcggaaatgtcaggtcattcgtgtgtctatttggagccGATTTGGAGATAAGAAGTATGACTCATTGAGTattttttcgattcattatggaagaaggaaggtatattgaagtttattttgatctctgataaggaaaactcgtccaaaaatagtgggctgtgataagtactGTATGATGATTCTGTCTTTACAATCACGCGACGTAGcagacgagtaccgtgttgcgtaacggcctttcttgttgtttatgtgccgataaccaagcatttgagtaaatagaaaataaaatagtaacttatataatattttactgtatttctttacaaaagtaatgtatgatttgagttgtgttcaagtgaaaaaacgtgaattttcagtgtaaatattattagggttattatttaataaatgtaaacttttatgtaaatatgttagcaagtatttgtttctaaatttactaatcataaattattttgtgttgcattaatgttttattagatttattgggaaaactacatcattactaagtaatttctaaactctgacaaatgaagtacagtttataaaatgtcggtaccgggcagcattttgttaatacatataatgccatgtttttaaaattctagaataagatattacacatgatttctattttataatcATGTGGCcttttatcatggtataaagaaaaaaaaaaatctttaaaaataccgtatacacacaaattaggtcgaaacttaactttttatacaaaagtaaaaaactttttttctttaacagaaatttttatctttttataaatcaaattttatttgtaacgatatgtatcatattctgcatttaataagaaaaaaaacaacaacaaaatgatggaaatctgtttggtagttattttacagcagcttttttcccaaaagcttacaaatatgcgaaaaaacagcgtggcactttatgcatatgccttcggaaagtacccgtggcactcaaagggttaatggatgaaattaaacaaacaatgcaaGATGCCATTGTTGCTTTGTAAAACAATCTGACGTAATATAGTGTGCGCGTTCTACTGGAGAACTGTGTTACTGACAACATAATAGACATCAAGTTACGTAATATGGGATTACAACATTAGTGATAGCTTAgtaatacacaaaaattaaaaactttacttctCTAAATTGAGGTGATCCATATTCTTCAGGAGTTTTGGCATTTCATAAAGTTACAGTATTCACactaattcatataaattttatcgCAATAATATTTGTACTGTATTGCTTATTTTTATGCCAATATACCTTTTTCATTGAATATGTTTGTTAACAGGTATACACGCAGGCAAAACTGTCCCAATAGTGAAAGGAGGAGACGCCACTGTAATGGAAGAAAATGAGTTTTACGCCATAGAAACATTTGGTTCAACTGGTCGTGGCCAAGTACACGATGACATGGATGTGTCTCACTACATGAAGAATTTTGATGCTGGTTATATTCCTCTGAGGTAATATCGAATATTGGCTCTGTATCTTGATAAACTGACTATAAATACATgtgttaataaacatataatgttatatttgtacttattgtttagaaaaatgtaaatatttgttaatttgtgaagTTGACTATGGaatctttaattttgaaaggccttgcaaaattaaattaattattggaatatgtgttgtaattcactagcggtattaaacaaaattttaaatttaattgtaaataaataaaatttaaataatttaatattttttaatgtcaagTTTAGCTTTTTAAATTAAGTCACAACAGTTCATGTTTTCCCATTGTTTGctgaattaatttaactttgcCAGAAACAAACTAAAGGAGAGAAATGGAACAATGAGCAATAGTGTTATGTAGTAAAAGTTGCCTTTATTTGTTACCTTTACTGGATCTTGTTTTTTAGCCAGATCTGatcttaaatacaaataaattactcTCAGTTTCTGCCATCTCTTTTAGTCTTAGAAATGCACGTTTGACTGTCAATGCTAAAAATCTGATCTTTATTAATCTTAATTCTCAGATTACAATCATCGAAGCAATTACTCAATACGGTCAACACCAACTTCGGGACTCTAGCATTCTGCAAGCGCTGGCTGGATAGAACTGGGGCTACCAAGTACCAAATGGCCTTGAAGGATCTTTGTGATAAAGGTAAAAAGTTAtagtattaaattgtattatttcatgCTGATAATCCACAGACAAAAGAAAGAAACTGAGAGTGCTGGCACAAACGAGGAGTGGGGAGAAACAACACAAGTCATCCATCACTTAAGCGTCCTGTGTCAAGATAGCAGGATACCCTGTcgtgtagtttttttaattgtttttaattaattaactataaaaaagttttaaaggcagaaattattaaaatttcattatatacttTTCAAAAATGGTAGTTCACTTGAAAAATAATGGTAACAACTTTTTCTGTAccttatttaaatatgtaaaatgtatacatttatctATTTTCATTAACTACTGATTACACAGTAAAGATATCTCAAAACAGACTGCATGTGACTGATCAAAATGATGTACCAAATgaccttaatattattttttaaattttactcatatCCAAAATGGCGGCTTTCTTGATAGTAGTTTTTGTTGCCATGGTTTTTAAAAGTTGTGTTCCCCCCTTACATAGATCCCACACCAGACGCGATTGTGATTCCTTTCACGATTTGACTTTAATAGTGGTTCATCCAGACTTTTGCCTTAGCCTGCTGGTTAGAATTGTAGATCGtctacaaaaataaagatatcttaAAATAGATTTTGCGTGTATATTCCTGAGAATGAGACAGTTCAACAGGACTCCCTTCctacttgaaaaatattacacaaatccAAGATGGTGGATTTTAGAATAGCCAATATCAAAATAGTTTCTAAACTTCCATGGACAGACACCCCGTTTCCTTGTATCGTTAAACT
The Homalodisca vitripennis isolate AUS2020 chromosome 1, UT_GWSS_2.1, whole genome shotgun sequence DNA segment above includes these coding regions:
- the LOC124357084 gene encoding methionine aminopeptidase 2 — its product is MAAVVDEVGKSSEKLVDDVLNEEIDIDGEDGASEASKKKKRKKKKKKAGAGEASADVPGGGGEKIEELSNGVKDVELNGNDEEADPGEDGAVTDVKKKRRKRKGKGSGLKQTNPPSVPISQLFPDGNYPVGQEMDYRTAKDRFTSEEARTLDRLHNDIYAEARQAAEAHRQTRKYMQSWIKPGMTMIEICEELEKTARALIGENGLKAGLAFPTGCSRNHCAAHYTPNHGDNTVLLYDDVTKFDFGTHINGRIIDCAWTCAFNPKYDKLIEAVRDATNTGIKAAGIDVQLCEIGAAIQEVMESYEVEIDGKTYQVKSIRNLNGHSIAPYRIHAGKTVPIVKGGDATVMEENEFYAIETFGSTGRGQVHDDMDVSHYMKNFDAGYIPLRLQSSKQLLNTVNTNFGTLAFCKRWLDRTGATKYQMALKDLCDKGIVEAYPPLCDIKGCYTAQFEHTIVLRPTCKEVISRGDDY